A stretch of Lactuca sativa cultivar Salinas chromosome 6, Lsat_Salinas_v11, whole genome shotgun sequence DNA encodes these proteins:
- the LOC111891612 gene encoding E3 ubiquitin ligase PARAQUAT TOLERANCE 3 isoform X1: protein MAVYYKFKSAKDYDSIPIDGHFITVASLKEKIYESKQLGRGTDYDLVVTNAQTNEEYLDEDMLIPKNTSVLIRRIPGQPRMPIVAAPVSEQPEQKMVNELEVVQSAKSNFSGAGLSFPNYLDGSEYDEFGNDLYEIPEVIPVVSSNQLQDAPAPSKADEDSKIQALIDTPALDWQQQNFDGFGGGRGFGRGMGGRMGGRGFGRGGGGGGFERKTPPPGYVCHRCKTPGHFIQHCPTNGDPNFDIKRVKPPTGIPKSMLMATPDGSYALPSGAVAVLKPNEAAFEKEIEGMPSTRTVGDLPPELHCPLCKDVMKDAVLTSKCCFTSFCDKCIRDHIISKAVCVCGATNVLADDLLPNKTLRDTINRILESNNSSAENGGSAFHVQDMESARCAPPPQPKIPSPSRSAASKGEQAPPAQNGEATNMQQAEVAAAAAEHTPAAEPPVSGKGKVMKAPDVSEATYDSKSMMEPASQGSARPVDDEVQQQQKQVPGEAAKKKKKKKVNMPNAAEMQWRASQEFAAENYMMPPGPSPYNPYWNGMQPGMDAFMGPYGGGMPPYMGGGYGFGPMDVPFGGGMFPQDPFGASGLMMPPPFIPPPQRDLAELGMGMNGGGPPIMSREEFEARRAELKWKRDFEKRGPSGSSRELQKERDFNREPRGHGHGHEDAPPMKSKSRPIPPPSSDGHHRHRSDRPSPDRRHSRDDGHDVPPHPSSKRRSSRDRNDYEDRDDSHHNRHHDHQSQPHKSHRRSESSSTTTRKPPQAPPTSDSKSAAPAAPVAAASSGDRKHKPSVFSRISFPEEEAAAAAAAAAATGSKKRKVTSSSTEAPPGGSTAVSRKSGSSATTTTTTTATATVAAIDYESSDDDRHFKRRPARYESSPVRERERDRGREREREREREHYSKHR, encoded by the exons atggCAGTATATTACAAGTTCAAAAGTGCTAAAGATTATGACTCGATTCCAATCGATGGCCATTTTATAACGGTTGCCTCTCTGAAAGAAAAAATATATGAATCCAAGCAATTGGGCAGGGGCACTGATTATGATCTTGTGGTCACCAACGCCCAGACTAATGAAG AATATCTTGATGAAGACATGTTGATTCCAAAAAATACATCTGTTTTAATTCGTCGAATTCCTGGACAACCTCGCATGCCTATAGTTGCAGCACCAGTTTCTGAACAACCTGA GCAAAAAATGGTTAATGAGCTGGAAGTTGTGCAATCTGCAAAGAGTAACTTTTCAGGAGCTGGACTTTCTTTTCCCAACTAT CTTGATGGATCAGAATATGATGAATTTGGAAATGATTTGTATGAAATTCCTGAAGTTATTCCAGTTGTTTCTAGCAACCAACTACAGGATGCTCCTGCTCCTAGTAAAGCTGATGAAGACAGCAAAATTCAGGCCTTAATTGATACACCAGCTTTGGATTGGCAGCA GCAAAATTTTGATGGGTTTGGTGGTGGTAGAGGCTTTGGGCGTGGAATGGGTGGTAGAATGGGCGGACGTGGTTTTG gtaggggtggtggtggtggcggcttTGAGCGGAAAACACCACCTCCAGGCTATGTATGCCACAGATGCAAAACCCCAG GGCATTTTATTCAGCATTGTCCCACAAATGGTGATCCTAATTTTGATATAAAGAGAGTGAAACCTCCAACTGGTATTCCAAAATCCATGTTAATGGCTACTCCAGATGGCTCATATGCATTACCTAGTGGTGCTGTAGCAGTTTTGAAGCCAAATGA GGCTGCTTTTGAGAAGGAGATTGAAGGGATGCCTTCTACAAGAACTGTTGGTGATCTTCCTCCAGAACTTCATTGCCCTTTGTGCAAAGATGTGATGAAAGATGCTGTTCTCACCAGCAAGTGCTGTTTCACCAGTTTCTGTGATAaat GTATAAGAGATCACATTATCTCCAAAGCAGTGTGTGTTTGTGGTGCAACGAATGTGCTTGCAGATGATCTTTTGCCTAATAAGACATTAAGGGATACAATAAATCGAATATTGGAGTCTAATAATAGCAGTGCTGAAAATGGTGGCAGTGCTTTTCATGTTCAAG aTATGGAGTCTGCTAGGTGTGCACCACCACCACAGCCGAAGATTCCATCACCTTCACGATCAGCCGCCTCCAAGGGGGAGCAAGCACCACCAGCACAGAACGGGGAGGCTACAAATATGCAGCAGgcggaggtggcggcggcggcgGCAGAACATACTCCGGCAGCTGAGCCGCCAGTCTCAGGGAAAGGAAAAGTGATGAAAGCTCCTGATGTATCTGAAGCTACATATGATTCAAAGAGTATGATGGAACCGGCTTCACAGGGAAGTGCAAGACCTGTTGATGATGAAGTGCAGCAGCAGCAGAAGCAAGTTCCCGGTGAGGCAG caaagaagaagaaaaagaagaaagttaACATGCCAAATG cAGCAGAAATGCAGTGGAGGGCATCTCAGGAGTTTGCAGCTGAAAACTATATGATGCCGCCAGGTCCTTCCCCTTACAACCCCTACTGGAATGGGATGCAGCCTGGAATGGATGCATTTATGGGGCCATATGGTGGCGGCATGCCGCCATACATGGGTGGTGGTTATGGATTTGGGCCGATGGATGTCCCCTTTGGAGGTGGCATGTTCCCCCAGGACCCTTTTGGTGCATCAGGCCTTATGATGCCTCCTCCTTTTATCCCTCCACCTCAGAG GGATCTTGCAGAGTTAGGGATGGGCATGAATGGTGGTGGGCCCCCCATTATGAGCCGAGAGGAATTTGAAGCCCGCAGAGCCGAATTAAAATGGAAACGTGATTTTGAGAAACGTGGCCCAAGTGGAAG CAGCAGGGAATTACAAAAAGAAAGGGATTTCAACAGAGAGCCACGTGGCCATGGCCATGGCCATGAGGATGCTCCTCCAATGAAGTCGAAATCG AGACCAATTCCACCGCCTAGCAGTGATGGTCACCACCGCCATAGATCCGACAGGCCGTCACCGGACCGCCGCCATTCCCGTGACGACGGTCATGATGTACCTCCACATCCATCGTCAAAGAGGAGATCTTCACGTGATCGCAATGATTATGAAGACCGCGACGACAGCCACCACAACCGCCACCATGACCACCAGTCACAGCCGCACAAGAGCCACCGCCGATCCGAATCATCATCCACCACCACCAGAAAGCCACCACAAGCACCACCAACATCAGATTCCAAATCGGCTGCACCAGCGGCACCCGTGGCGGCAGCCAGCAGTGGTGATCGGAAACATAAACCAAGCGTCTTCTCTCGCATCAGCTTCCCGGAAGAAGAAGCGGCGGCGGCCGCTGCGGCAGCAGCCGCCACAGGTTCCAAGAAACGGAAGGTCACGTCTAGTTCAACAGAAGCGCCACCTGGCGGATCCACGGCGGTGTCAAGGAAGAGTGGCagctccgccaccaccaccaccaccaccaccgctacCGCCACCGTCGCCGCCATAGATTATGAGTCTAGTGATGATGACAGACATTTTAAGAGGAGACCTGCGAGATATGAATCGTCTCCAGTGAGGGAACGGGAGAGGGATAGGGGACGGGAAAGGGAACGGGAACGTGAGCGGGAACACTACAGCAAGCACAGGTAG
- the LOC111891612 gene encoding E3 ubiquitin ligase PARAQUAT TOLERANCE 3 isoform X3, translating to MAVYYKFKSAKDYDSIPIDGHFITVASLKEKIYESKQLGRGTDYDLVVTNAQTNEEYLDEDMLIPKNTSVLIRRIPGQPRMPIVAAPVSEQPEQKMVNELEVVQSAKSNFSGAGLSFPNYLDGSEYDEFGNDLYEIPEVIPVVSSNQLQDAPAPSKADEDSKIQALIDTPALDWQQQNFDGFGGGRGFGRGMGGRMGGRGFGRGGGGGGFERKTPPPGYVCHRCKTPGHFIQHCPTNGDPNFDIKRVKPPTGIPKSMLMATPDGSYALPSGAVAVLKPNEAAFEKEIEGMPSTRTVGDLPPELHCPLCKDVMKDAVLTSKCCFTSFCDKCIRDHIISKAVCVCGATNVLADDLLPNKTLRDTINRILESNNSSAENGGSAFHVQDMESARCAPPPQPKIPSPSRSAASKGEQAPPAQNGEATNMQQAEVAAAAAEHTPAAEPPVSGKGKVMKAPDVSEATYDSKSMMEPASQGSARPVDDEVQQQQKQVPGEAAKKKKKKKVNMPNAAEMQWRASQEFAAENYMMPPGPSPYNPYWNGMQPGMDAFMGPYGGGMPPYMGGGYGFGPMDVPFGGGMFPQDPFGASGLMMPPPFIPPPQRDLAELGMGMNGGGPPIMSREEFEARRAELKWKRDFEKRGPSGSRELQKERDFNREPRGHGHGHEDAPPMKSKSRPIPPPSSDGHHRHRSDRPSPDRRHSRDDGHDVPPHPSSKRRSSRDRNDYEDRDDSHHNRHHDHQSQPHKSHRRSESSSTTTRKPPQAPPTSDSKSAAPAAPVAAASSGDRKHKPSVFSRISFPEEEAAAAAAAAAATGSKKRKVTSSSTEAPPGGSTAVSRKSGSSATTTTTTTATATVAAIDYESSDDDRHFKRRPARYESSPVRERERDRGREREREREREHYSKHR from the exons atggCAGTATATTACAAGTTCAAAAGTGCTAAAGATTATGACTCGATTCCAATCGATGGCCATTTTATAACGGTTGCCTCTCTGAAAGAAAAAATATATGAATCCAAGCAATTGGGCAGGGGCACTGATTATGATCTTGTGGTCACCAACGCCCAGACTAATGAAG AATATCTTGATGAAGACATGTTGATTCCAAAAAATACATCTGTTTTAATTCGTCGAATTCCTGGACAACCTCGCATGCCTATAGTTGCAGCACCAGTTTCTGAACAACCTGA GCAAAAAATGGTTAATGAGCTGGAAGTTGTGCAATCTGCAAAGAGTAACTTTTCAGGAGCTGGACTTTCTTTTCCCAACTAT CTTGATGGATCAGAATATGATGAATTTGGAAATGATTTGTATGAAATTCCTGAAGTTATTCCAGTTGTTTCTAGCAACCAACTACAGGATGCTCCTGCTCCTAGTAAAGCTGATGAAGACAGCAAAATTCAGGCCTTAATTGATACACCAGCTTTGGATTGGCAGCA GCAAAATTTTGATGGGTTTGGTGGTGGTAGAGGCTTTGGGCGTGGAATGGGTGGTAGAATGGGCGGACGTGGTTTTG gtaggggtggtggtggtggcggcttTGAGCGGAAAACACCACCTCCAGGCTATGTATGCCACAGATGCAAAACCCCAG GGCATTTTATTCAGCATTGTCCCACAAATGGTGATCCTAATTTTGATATAAAGAGAGTGAAACCTCCAACTGGTATTCCAAAATCCATGTTAATGGCTACTCCAGATGGCTCATATGCATTACCTAGTGGTGCTGTAGCAGTTTTGAAGCCAAATGA GGCTGCTTTTGAGAAGGAGATTGAAGGGATGCCTTCTACAAGAACTGTTGGTGATCTTCCTCCAGAACTTCATTGCCCTTTGTGCAAAGATGTGATGAAAGATGCTGTTCTCACCAGCAAGTGCTGTTTCACCAGTTTCTGTGATAaat GTATAAGAGATCACATTATCTCCAAAGCAGTGTGTGTTTGTGGTGCAACGAATGTGCTTGCAGATGATCTTTTGCCTAATAAGACATTAAGGGATACAATAAATCGAATATTGGAGTCTAATAATAGCAGTGCTGAAAATGGTGGCAGTGCTTTTCATGTTCAAG aTATGGAGTCTGCTAGGTGTGCACCACCACCACAGCCGAAGATTCCATCACCTTCACGATCAGCCGCCTCCAAGGGGGAGCAAGCACCACCAGCACAGAACGGGGAGGCTACAAATATGCAGCAGgcggaggtggcggcggcggcgGCAGAACATACTCCGGCAGCTGAGCCGCCAGTCTCAGGGAAAGGAAAAGTGATGAAAGCTCCTGATGTATCTGAAGCTACATATGATTCAAAGAGTATGATGGAACCGGCTTCACAGGGAAGTGCAAGACCTGTTGATGATGAAGTGCAGCAGCAGCAGAAGCAAGTTCCCGGTGAGGCAG caaagaagaagaaaaagaagaaagttaACATGCCAAATG cAGCAGAAATGCAGTGGAGGGCATCTCAGGAGTTTGCAGCTGAAAACTATATGATGCCGCCAGGTCCTTCCCCTTACAACCCCTACTGGAATGGGATGCAGCCTGGAATGGATGCATTTATGGGGCCATATGGTGGCGGCATGCCGCCATACATGGGTGGTGGTTATGGATTTGGGCCGATGGATGTCCCCTTTGGAGGTGGCATGTTCCCCCAGGACCCTTTTGGTGCATCAGGCCTTATGATGCCTCCTCCTTTTATCCCTCCACCTCAGAG GGATCTTGCAGAGTTAGGGATGGGCATGAATGGTGGTGGGCCCCCCATTATGAGCCGAGAGGAATTTGAAGCCCGCAGAGCCGAATTAAAATGGAAACGTGATTTTGAGAAACGTGGCCCAAGTGGAAG CAGGGAATTACAAAAAGAAAGGGATTTCAACAGAGAGCCACGTGGCCATGGCCATGGCCATGAGGATGCTCCTCCAATGAAGTCGAAATCG AGACCAATTCCACCGCCTAGCAGTGATGGTCACCACCGCCATAGATCCGACAGGCCGTCACCGGACCGCCGCCATTCCCGTGACGACGGTCATGATGTACCTCCACATCCATCGTCAAAGAGGAGATCTTCACGTGATCGCAATGATTATGAAGACCGCGACGACAGCCACCACAACCGCCACCATGACCACCAGTCACAGCCGCACAAGAGCCACCGCCGATCCGAATCATCATCCACCACCACCAGAAAGCCACCACAAGCACCACCAACATCAGATTCCAAATCGGCTGCACCAGCGGCACCCGTGGCGGCAGCCAGCAGTGGTGATCGGAAACATAAACCAAGCGTCTTCTCTCGCATCAGCTTCCCGGAAGAAGAAGCGGCGGCGGCCGCTGCGGCAGCAGCCGCCACAGGTTCCAAGAAACGGAAGGTCACGTCTAGTTCAACAGAAGCGCCACCTGGCGGATCCACGGCGGTGTCAAGGAAGAGTGGCagctccgccaccaccaccaccaccaccaccgctacCGCCACCGTCGCCGCCATAGATTATGAGTCTAGTGATGATGACAGACATTTTAAGAGGAGACCTGCGAGATATGAATCGTCTCCAGTGAGGGAACGGGAGAGGGATAGGGGACGGGAAAGGGAACGGGAACGTGAGCGGGAACACTACAGCAAGCACAGGTAG
- the LOC111891612 gene encoding E3 ubiquitin ligase PARAQUAT TOLERANCE 3 isoform X2 — protein sequence MAVYYKFKSAKDYDSIPIDGHFITVASLKEKIYESKQLGRGTDYDLVVTNAQTNEEYLDEDMLIPKNTSVLIRRIPGQPRMPIVAAPVSEQPEQKMVNELEVVQSAKSNFSGAGLSFPNYLDGSEYDEFGNDLYEIPEVIPVVSSNQLQDAPAPSKADEDSKIQALIDTPALDWQQQNFDGFGGGRGFGRGMGGRMGGRGFGRGGGGGGFERKTPPPGYVCHRCKTPGHFIQHCPTNGDPNFDIKRVKPPTGIPKSMLMATPDGSYALPSGAVAVLKPNEAAFEKEIEGMPSTRTVGDLPPELHCPLCKDVMKDAVLTSKCCFTSFCDKCIRDHIISKAVCVCGATNVLADDLLPNKTLRDTINRILESNNSSAENGGSAFHVQDMESARCAPPPQPKIPSPSRSAASKGEQAPPAQNGEATNMQQAEVAAAAAEHTPAAEPPVSGKGKVMKAPDVSEATYDSKSMMEPASQGSARPVDDEVQQQQKQVPGEAAKKKKKKKVNMPNAEMQWRASQEFAAENYMMPPGPSPYNPYWNGMQPGMDAFMGPYGGGMPPYMGGGYGFGPMDVPFGGGMFPQDPFGASGLMMPPPFIPPPQRDLAELGMGMNGGGPPIMSREEFEARRAELKWKRDFEKRGPSGSSRELQKERDFNREPRGHGHGHEDAPPMKSKSRPIPPPSSDGHHRHRSDRPSPDRRHSRDDGHDVPPHPSSKRRSSRDRNDYEDRDDSHHNRHHDHQSQPHKSHRRSESSSTTTRKPPQAPPTSDSKSAAPAAPVAAASSGDRKHKPSVFSRISFPEEEAAAAAAAAAATGSKKRKVTSSSTEAPPGGSTAVSRKSGSSATTTTTTTATATVAAIDYESSDDDRHFKRRPARYESSPVRERERDRGREREREREREHYSKHR from the exons atggCAGTATATTACAAGTTCAAAAGTGCTAAAGATTATGACTCGATTCCAATCGATGGCCATTTTATAACGGTTGCCTCTCTGAAAGAAAAAATATATGAATCCAAGCAATTGGGCAGGGGCACTGATTATGATCTTGTGGTCACCAACGCCCAGACTAATGAAG AATATCTTGATGAAGACATGTTGATTCCAAAAAATACATCTGTTTTAATTCGTCGAATTCCTGGACAACCTCGCATGCCTATAGTTGCAGCACCAGTTTCTGAACAACCTGA GCAAAAAATGGTTAATGAGCTGGAAGTTGTGCAATCTGCAAAGAGTAACTTTTCAGGAGCTGGACTTTCTTTTCCCAACTAT CTTGATGGATCAGAATATGATGAATTTGGAAATGATTTGTATGAAATTCCTGAAGTTATTCCAGTTGTTTCTAGCAACCAACTACAGGATGCTCCTGCTCCTAGTAAAGCTGATGAAGACAGCAAAATTCAGGCCTTAATTGATACACCAGCTTTGGATTGGCAGCA GCAAAATTTTGATGGGTTTGGTGGTGGTAGAGGCTTTGGGCGTGGAATGGGTGGTAGAATGGGCGGACGTGGTTTTG gtaggggtggtggtggtggcggcttTGAGCGGAAAACACCACCTCCAGGCTATGTATGCCACAGATGCAAAACCCCAG GGCATTTTATTCAGCATTGTCCCACAAATGGTGATCCTAATTTTGATATAAAGAGAGTGAAACCTCCAACTGGTATTCCAAAATCCATGTTAATGGCTACTCCAGATGGCTCATATGCATTACCTAGTGGTGCTGTAGCAGTTTTGAAGCCAAATGA GGCTGCTTTTGAGAAGGAGATTGAAGGGATGCCTTCTACAAGAACTGTTGGTGATCTTCCTCCAGAACTTCATTGCCCTTTGTGCAAAGATGTGATGAAAGATGCTGTTCTCACCAGCAAGTGCTGTTTCACCAGTTTCTGTGATAaat GTATAAGAGATCACATTATCTCCAAAGCAGTGTGTGTTTGTGGTGCAACGAATGTGCTTGCAGATGATCTTTTGCCTAATAAGACATTAAGGGATACAATAAATCGAATATTGGAGTCTAATAATAGCAGTGCTGAAAATGGTGGCAGTGCTTTTCATGTTCAAG aTATGGAGTCTGCTAGGTGTGCACCACCACCACAGCCGAAGATTCCATCACCTTCACGATCAGCCGCCTCCAAGGGGGAGCAAGCACCACCAGCACAGAACGGGGAGGCTACAAATATGCAGCAGgcggaggtggcggcggcggcgGCAGAACATACTCCGGCAGCTGAGCCGCCAGTCTCAGGGAAAGGAAAAGTGATGAAAGCTCCTGATGTATCTGAAGCTACATATGATTCAAAGAGTATGATGGAACCGGCTTCACAGGGAAGTGCAAGACCTGTTGATGATGAAGTGCAGCAGCAGCAGAAGCAAGTTCCCGGTGAGGCAG caaagaagaagaaaaagaagaaagttaACATGCCAAATG CAGAAATGCAGTGGAGGGCATCTCAGGAGTTTGCAGCTGAAAACTATATGATGCCGCCAGGTCCTTCCCCTTACAACCCCTACTGGAATGGGATGCAGCCTGGAATGGATGCATTTATGGGGCCATATGGTGGCGGCATGCCGCCATACATGGGTGGTGGTTATGGATTTGGGCCGATGGATGTCCCCTTTGGAGGTGGCATGTTCCCCCAGGACCCTTTTGGTGCATCAGGCCTTATGATGCCTCCTCCTTTTATCCCTCCACCTCAGAG GGATCTTGCAGAGTTAGGGATGGGCATGAATGGTGGTGGGCCCCCCATTATGAGCCGAGAGGAATTTGAAGCCCGCAGAGCCGAATTAAAATGGAAACGTGATTTTGAGAAACGTGGCCCAAGTGGAAG CAGCAGGGAATTACAAAAAGAAAGGGATTTCAACAGAGAGCCACGTGGCCATGGCCATGGCCATGAGGATGCTCCTCCAATGAAGTCGAAATCG AGACCAATTCCACCGCCTAGCAGTGATGGTCACCACCGCCATAGATCCGACAGGCCGTCACCGGACCGCCGCCATTCCCGTGACGACGGTCATGATGTACCTCCACATCCATCGTCAAAGAGGAGATCTTCACGTGATCGCAATGATTATGAAGACCGCGACGACAGCCACCACAACCGCCACCATGACCACCAGTCACAGCCGCACAAGAGCCACCGCCGATCCGAATCATCATCCACCACCACCAGAAAGCCACCACAAGCACCACCAACATCAGATTCCAAATCGGCTGCACCAGCGGCACCCGTGGCGGCAGCCAGCAGTGGTGATCGGAAACATAAACCAAGCGTCTTCTCTCGCATCAGCTTCCCGGAAGAAGAAGCGGCGGCGGCCGCTGCGGCAGCAGCCGCCACAGGTTCCAAGAAACGGAAGGTCACGTCTAGTTCAACAGAAGCGCCACCTGGCGGATCCACGGCGGTGTCAAGGAAGAGTGGCagctccgccaccaccaccaccaccaccaccgctacCGCCACCGTCGCCGCCATAGATTATGAGTCTAGTGATGATGACAGACATTTTAAGAGGAGACCTGCGAGATATGAATCGTCTCCAGTGAGGGAACGGGAGAGGGATAGGGGACGGGAAAGGGAACGGGAACGTGAGCGGGAACACTACAGCAAGCACAGGTAG